TGGCGTAGGTTTAGGCAAGACGCACTTGGTGCAGGCCATTGGCAACCACATCAAGACCAACAACCCAGACAAGTTTGTGCTGTACGTGTCCTCAGAGAAATTCGTGAACCAGTTCATTGAGTCTCTCAAGACCAACAACGTGCAGGATTTCGCCAATTTCTACCTGCTGGTAGATATTTTGATTATTGATGATGTGCAGTTCCTGAGCGGCAAAGAGAAAACCCAGGAAATGTTCTTCCACATCTTCAACCACTTGCACCAGAGCGGCAAGCAGATTGTAATGACCTCAGACTGTCCGCCGCGTGATTTGAAAGGCTTGGAAGAGCGTCTGTTGTCCCGTTTCAAATGGGGCCTCACTGCAGATTTGCAGAGCCCAGACTTTGAGACCCGCATGGCCATCATCTACAAAAAGATGCAGAGTGATGGTATTCACATTCCAGACAACGTGATTGAATACCTGGCTTACAGCGTAGACACCAACGTGCGGGAACTGGAAGGCGTCTTGATTTCTTTGATAGCCCAGTCTAGCCTGAACCGCAAGGAAATTGACCTGGAACTGGCCAAAGGCGCGCTTAAGCATATTATTGAAGACGTAGAGACCGAGGTAAACTTGGACTTCATCCAGAAAACCGTGGCCGAGTATTTCCAGGTGAGCCTGGATTCATTAAAAGCCAAAACCCGCAAGAAGGAGATTGTGACGGCCCGCCAGGTAGCCATGTACTTCGCGAAGGAATACACCGCGCACTCGCTCAAGTCTATCGGGTTCCATTTCGGGGGTCGTGACCACTCCACCGTGATTCACTCGGTGCAGACCGTCTCAGACATGATTGACACCGACAAAAAATTCAAAGCCTCCATTCAGGAACTACAGAAGAAGTTCAAGGTGAAAGCGGTGTAATCACCTTTGTTCACTGTCTACCCATGATTTCAAAAAAGGCCAAATACGCGCTCAAAGCCCTTCTCTACCTGGCGAAGCAGCATGACCGTGGCCTTGTGATGATTTCTGAAATTGCCACCGCTGAGCGTATTCCTCGCAAATTTCTGGAAGCCATTCTAGTAGACCTCAAGGTGCAGCAGATAGTACAAAGCACCCGCGGCAAGAATGGCGGCTACCTGCTGGTGAAAGACCCGGCTACCATTTCCGTGGGGAACGTGATACGCATGATTGACGGTCCATTGGCGCCCGTTCATTGCGTGAGTCATCTCTACTATAAGAAATGCGAGGAGTGCGTGGACGAGGCTACCTGTGAAATCAGACTCTTGATGAAGCGCGTGCGTGATGCAACCTGTGATATTTTAGATACTACCTTTCTGGCTAACTTCTCACAAGTGACGGCCTTGATGATTGAAGAAGAAGCCAATCAGATTTAATTCTTTCTTTTTTCTCCGTTTTCGGGCTCATTTCTGAAAACGAAGCCAAAAATAGCTTTTCCTTTTTCTAGTCATCCTTAGCTTGCGGCGCCACTTTTAACTCAAAAAATCATCCTGAGCCTGTAGAAGGGTCTAACGAAGATTCTTTCTGATGGATTAGTTGTGCGTGCAGATAACTTATCCGTTTGCCGTTGTTGTTATCACCAACGACCAAGACAGCGGTTCAACCAGTTTTTGTGCACGCAGTTTGCTTTCCTTCCAAACCGCCGTTTCATCCCTTGCCTCACAAGACCACCTTTTTCATAGCCCGGCTCCGAGCGCTCACGGCCGCGAGGCCCCGCCTTCCCCTCTCGCACTGCCCGTCTTGGCCAAATCTGTTCTTTGTCCTTAGCCCCAGCCATACAAGGCCAACCCGCGAGGCGCTCGATGGAAAGCCTGGAAACAGTGCGATGGTTAGGCAGTCTGCGTTTATTAAATTGGATAGATTGCGTTTTCAGGCTCTAAATTGGAAATGGAGGCGAAACTGCGAAATGCGTGTGCCGGTTGTAGAGACAAGGCACTGCCTTGTCTCTACGGTTGAGGTCACAACAGACGCCTGCTCAAAAGACCTCGTAGTGTGCGCAGCTCCTACGAGTGTCTCTGCCAATTCCGTTTTCGGGCTCTAAAATGGAAATAAAGCCGAAACTGGGTTTCCAACTGTAGAGACCAGGCACCGCCTTGTCTCCCACGCATGGCTTTCTGCTGCTCCCCACATTCCAAAAAAACTCCCCTCCTGTATTAGGAGGGGTTGGGGGTGGTCCATGTAGTACAAGATACTTTCCAGCTAAATAGAACACGCTTACTTCCTCACACCTATTCCATTCCTCACAAGAAAATCAACCAAACCAGCGGGCTGTTACCAACTCAATACTTTTTTGAAATAAGGATTGCGTTTTCAGTAATTGGTGCTTTTATTTGTCTACTTCATCTATAGAGATGGCCAAGGCAAACGAAAACGGGGAGAAGCCGTTGGAAGAACTCGGTAGAAAGACATTGTACCACGAAAGAAATTTAAAACTATGGCATTACGGTTAGGCGACATTGCGCCAGATTTTACAGCAGAAACCTCAGAAGGCACCATAAATTTCCATGAATGGATTGAAGGCAGCTGGGCGGTCCTGTTTTCGCATCCGCGTGATTATACGCCGGTGTGTACCACAGAATTGGGCGCAGTAGCCAAGATTAAAGGTGAATTTGACCGCCGCGGCGTGAAAGTGGCGGCCCTGAGCGTGGACCCCATTGACTCGCACCACGGCTGGATCCAGGACATCAATGAGACGCAGAACACCACCGTGAACTTCCCCATTATTGCCGACCCGGAGAAGAAAGTGGCCGATCTGTATGACATGATCCACCCCAACGCCAGCGACACGGCCACCGTGCGCTCTGTGTTTGTGATTGGCGCCGACAAAAAAGTGAAGCTGATTTTTACCTACCCGGCGTCTACGGGGCGTAACTTCGCGGAGATTCTGCGGGTGATTGACTCTTTGCAGCTGACCGCCAACCACAGCGTGGCCACGCCGGCCAACTGGGAAAATGGCCAGGACTGCGTGATTCTGCCGTCGGTGAAGCAGGAAGACGTGGAAGCAAAATTCCCGAAGGGCCATACCGTCATCAAGCCCTACCTGCGCACCACGCCGCAGCCAAACCTGGACTAATCTTCAGCTACTACTTAAAACAGAAAGGCCATCTCTTTGCAGGGATGGCCTTTCTGTTTTTGGCTTCGTTTCTGGAAATGAGCCCGAAAACGCTATGTAATGTTAACGCCGGTTATTGGTAGACGTGTCGGTAACCGGAATGTCATGTTTGCGGGCCACTTCGTTCAGTTTGTCTTTGACCAGGCGCTGGCTTTTGCGGGTGCTCACCAGTTTCAGTTCAATGCTGCACTTAGAGCCGTCGCGCATGGTAAAGCGGGCCTGCGTGTTGTTCATGTTAATGGCCGTGACATCTTGCAACGGAATGGCTATTTTCTTCTTGAAGTGCCCGCGTTTCTCCACCACATAGGCCGGTGTAATCTCTAAATAAGACTGCGTGCCGAACAATGAGGTGTTCTGCGCCAAAATGAAGACCAGGTAGCCCAGGGCTAGACCCAGAAAAATGTAATGGATAAAATGCCGGTCATTGGTGGCGTTGCCGGGTTCTGTGAAGACCAGGAAAAGCCCATAAGACAACCACAGCAGCACCAAGGCCAACTGCACCCCAAACGAAATTTTATGGTCACGTGATGGCCGCAACCCTACTCTAGCCAGTGATTTCATGCAAACGATGTATGCCGCAAAGATAGCAAAAATTTAATACCGCACGGGCGGTGGGTTAGCCTTTCAAAGTTGCTTTGAGTGTGATTTCAGGCACAGAGGCCAGCGCGCGTGAGATAGGGCAGCCTTCCTTGGCTTTCTGGGCTAGTTCCTGCAGTTTATCGTCAGACAGGCCGGGTACGGTGGCGTCACAGGTGAGGTCAATGCGGCTGATGAACGGGCCGGTGTCGTCTTTGCCCATGGAGATTTTGGCCGTGGTGTTTACCGAGGTGGCCGGGGTGCCGTCGCCTTCCAGCAACGCGCTCAGGAACATAGAATAACAGCCCGCGTGGGCAGCCGCAATCAGTTCTTCAGGGTTGGTGCCGGTCACGTCTTCCTCAAACCGTGAGCCAAACGAGAAACGTCCGTCCAGGGTGCCACTTTGACTTTTAATGGTGCCTTTTCCTTCTTTGAGGCCGCCTTCCCAGGTGGCTTGTCCAGTGTTGTTTGCCATAGTTGTAGGTGTTGTAGGTTTTATTGGTAGGTACTTGAATACGGGCCTTTAAGTTTACTTTGATTTCAGGGAGATCGATTTTCTAAACCTCGCCTTGTACAACAAATGCCAGCCCACGCGCTGGTGCTGGTGCTCAGACATCAACCGTAAATAAAAGAAGAATTTCCGTTTTGGGCTTCATTTTCAGAAATGAGCCCGAAAACGGCTTGGCCATTTTTTGGAAATGTACTGTGATGAGGAAAGGGGAAAGAAGGTTAAAAAGCCCGCTGCCTGGCACTAGTTCACGCTGAACAACTTTTTCTGGATGCTGAAGGAGAACTTGGAACCCACGCCCGGCTCAGATGAGATTTCAACCTCGCCGCCCAGCTTTTCTACCAGTTTCTTGACCGTAGAGAGGCCAATGCCGGTGCCCACATTCTCAGTGCGGCTTTTCCGGAAGGTTTGGAACACCCTGAAAATGCGTTTCTGGTGCGTGACCGGAATACCGCGGCCGTTGTCTTCCACGGTGAATTCGTAGCGGTGCGGGTGTTCCTTGAAATGCACGTCAATAATTCCCTGGCTTTTGTCATTGTACTGAATGGCGTTGCTGAACAGATTCAGGAAAATCTGCTGCAGCGCCGCCCGCGACGTGGTAATCTGCGGAAGGTTATTGGCGTAGTTGATGGTGATGTTGTCCGGCGGCGAGAGCAAATCCACCACTTCGGTTACCATCTGGCCCAGGTGAAAACTGCTGCTGAGCTGCGGCGTGAGCTCGGTTACTTTGGAGTATTCCAGCACGCCCGTCACCATCTGGAGCAAACGCTGCGCCGAGTCCTGTACCAGATGAATCAAGTGCCGGGCCGTTGGTTCCAGGTTGGCGTGGTGCTCCTGCAGGTTCTGGATCAGGCCGGTCATGTTCTGGAGCGGCGCCTTGAGGTCATGCGAAATCATGGCGGCATATGCGTCTAGCTGTTCATTGGCCTGCTGCAAGCTCTGGGCCTGGCCCTGCAACTGCTCCACCTGCTGCTGCAAGTCAACTTTTGCGCAAATCTGTTCGCCTAAGGCCTGCAACGCGGTTAGTTGCGCGGCAAGCAAAGTTTTAGGCC
This region of Rufibacter sp. LB8 genomic DNA includes:
- the dnaA gene encoding chromosomal replication initiator protein DnaA, with product DCTTVWHNCLQVIKDNIGEQSYKTWFEPIVPLSLAGNVLTIQVPSQFFYEWLEEHYVGLLKKVVYQELGGEGRLEYSIIVDQGNDHSKPQTVNIPTKKVPSAVVNSYSPERSFLKNPFESKAIDRHFFNSQLNQSYTFENYIEGDCNRLARSAGYAVANKPGTTSFNPLMVYGGVGLGKTHLVQAIGNHIKTNNPDKFVLYVSSEKFVNQFIESLKTNNVQDFANFYLLVDILIIDDVQFLSGKEKTQEMFFHIFNHLHQSGKQIVMTSDCPPRDLKGLEERLLSRFKWGLTADLQSPDFETRMAIIYKKMQSDGIHIPDNVIEYLAYSVDTNVRELEGVLISLIAQSSLNRKEIDLELAKGALKHIIEDVETEVNLDFIQKTVAEYFQVSLDSLKAKTRKKEIVTARQVAMYFAKEYTAHSLKSIGFHFGGRDHSTVIHSVQTVSDMIDTDKKFKASIQELQKKFKVKAV
- a CDS encoding ATP-binding protein; amino-acid sequence: MTIPITHAEQTAGPRLLQANAAVGFLPVQDLQAFTAMAAAICQSQAAFVSFIDAGSQHCTTLVNGQNVETPLANSLFGLSLQDPLRVLVVENIQADTRTAQVNKLAGFPPVGFYASVPLPTAAGEVWGILTVMDARPKTLLAAQLTALQALGEQICAKVDLQQQVEQLQGQAQSLQQANEQLDAYAAMISHDLKAPLQNMTGLIQNLQEHHANLEPTARHLIHLVQDSAQRLLQMVTGVLEYSKVTELTPQLSSSFHLGQMVTEVVDLLSPPDNITINYANNLPQITTSRAALQQIFLNLFSNAIQYNDKSQGIIDVHFKEHPHRYEFTVEDNGRGIPVTHQKRIFRVFQTFRKSRTENVGTGIGLSTVKKLVEKLGGEVEISSEPGVGSKFSFSIQKKLFSVN
- a CDS encoding OsmC family protein, with amino-acid sequence MANNTGQATWEGGLKEGKGTIKSQSGTLDGRFSFGSRFEEDVTGTNPEELIAAAHAGCYSMFLSALLEGDGTPATSVNTTAKISMGKDDTGPFISRIDLTCDATVPGLSDDKLQELAQKAKEGCPISRALASVPEITLKATLKG
- a CDS encoding Rrf2 family transcriptional regulator, with translation MISKKAKYALKALLYLAKQHDRGLVMISEIATAERIPRKFLEAILVDLKVQQIVQSTRGKNGGYLLVKDPATISVGNVIRMIDGPLAPVHCVSHLYYKKCEECVDEATCEIRLLMKRVRDATCDILDTTFLANFSQVTALMIEEEANQI
- a CDS encoding peroxiredoxin, producing the protein MALRLGDIAPDFTAETSEGTINFHEWIEGSWAVLFSHPRDYTPVCTTELGAVAKIKGEFDRRGVKVAALSVDPIDSHHGWIQDINETQNTTVNFPIIADPEKKVADLYDMIHPNASDTATVRSVFVIGADKKVKLIFTYPASTGRNFAEILRVIDSLQLTANHSVATPANWENGQDCVILPSVKQEDVEAKFPKGHTVIKPYLRTTPQPNLD